Part of the Streptomyces sp. NBC_00457 genome, CCGAACATCGAGTAGAAGATGTAGAACGGGATCATCGTCTCGCCGTGCGTGGAGTACGACGTCGACGCGGCGATGAAGTCGGCCATCGAACCGGCCTCGGTGATCCCCTCGTTGAGGATCTGGCCGTTCTTGGCCTCCTTGTAGTACATCAGCTGGTCACGGTCGACCGGCTCGTACGTCTGGCCCTTGGGGGAGTAGATCCCGAGCGACGGGAACAGCGACTCCATGCCGAAGGTGCGCGCCTCGTCCGGGACGATCGGCACCCAGCGCTTGCCAGTCTCCTTGTCGCGGACCAGGTCCTTGACGAGCCGGACGAAGGCCATGGTGGTGGCCACGTTCTGCGAGCCGGAGCCCTTGTCGAAGGAGGTGAAGGCCTTCTCGGCGGGCGCGGGCAGCGGGGCGACGGCGTGCGTACGGCGGGCCGGGGCCGGACCGCCGAGGGCGGCGCGGCGCTCCTGGAGGTAGCGGACCTCGGGGGAGTCGGTGCCCGGGTGGCCGTAAGGCACCACACCGTCGACGAAGTCGCTGTCCTTGATGGGGAGTTCGAGCAGGTCACGCATCTGCTTGAACTCGTCCACCGTCAGCTTCTTCATCTGGTGGTTGGCGTTCTTCGACGCGAAGCCCGCACCGAGGGTGTGGCCCTTGACCGTCTGCGCCAGGATCACCGTCGGCGCGCCCTTGTGCTCGACGGCGGCCTTGTACGCGGCGTACACCTTGCGCGCCTCGTGACCACCGCGGGAGAGGTGGAAGAGCTCCAGGATCTTGTCGTCGCTCAGCAGCTTCGCCAGCTCGGCGAGCGCCGGGTCGGCGCCGAAGAAGTCCTGGCGGATATAGGCGGCGTCACGGGTCTGGTACGTCTGCACCTGCGCGTCCGGTACCTCGCGCAGCCGTCGTACCAGCGCGCCGGTGGTGTCGAGCTGGAACAGCTCGTCCCAGGCCGTACCCCACAGCGTCTTGACGACGTTCCAGCCGGCGCCGCGGAACTGGGCCTCCAGCTCCTGCACGATCTTGAAGTTGGCGCGCACCGGGCCGTCGAGGCGCTGCAGGTTGCAGTTGATGACGAAGGTGAGGTTGTCCAGCTCCTCACGCGCGGCGAGCGCGAGGGCCGCCGTCGACTCGGGCTCGTCCATCTCGCCGTCACCGAGGAACGCCCAGACGTGGGACGCCGAGACGTCCTTGATGGAGCGGTTGGTGAGGTAGCGGTTGAAGCGCGCCTGGTAGATGGCGGAGAGCGGGCCAAGGCCCATCGACACCGTCGGGAACTCCCACAGCCAGGGCAGCCGGCGCGGGTGCGGGTACGACGGGAGGCCGCTGCCGCCCGACTCGCGGCGGAAGTTGTCGAGATGGTGCTCGGTCAGCCGGCCGTCGAGGAAGGCGCGGGCGTAGATGCCGGGGGAGGCGTGGCCCTGGATGTAGAGCTGGTCGCCGGAGCCGTCGGCCTCCTTGCCCTTGAAGAAGTGGTTGAAGCCGGTCTCGTAGAGCCAGGCCGCGGAGGCGAAGGTGGCGATGTGGCCGCCTACGCCGTATTTGCTGCCCCGGGTCACCATCGCGGCCGCGTTCCAGCGGTTCCAGGCGGTGATCCGGGTCTCCATCGCCTCGTCACCCGGTACGGCGGGCTCGGCGGCGGTGGGGATGGTGTTGACGTAGTCGGTCTCGAGGAGCTTCGGCAGCGCGATGCCGTTGCCCTCCGCCCGCTCCAGGGTGCGGCGCATCAGATACGCGGCACGGTGCGGCCCGGCAGCCTTGGTGACGGCGTCCAGGGAGGCCCGCCATTCGGCGGTCTCCTCCGGGTCGCGGTCGGGGAGCTGGTCGAGCTCGCTCGGCTGGATGGCGTTGGGGTCGGTCATGTCGCCGCCTTCCTCAGTCGAAGGGGGGTGCCCTTGTCTTTGGCAGGACAGGGCGTGGGGCCTCTGTAGAAGCCCGTCGTGACTCTAACTCCCTGATCGATGATCGATCAAAGGGTTGAGAGGCAAAACATCTTGATCACGAGAAAGTCGGCACGGGGTGTCTTCGGCGAAGGCACGGAGTGCCGAGGTCTAGTAGAGTTTTCGCAGGTCGGGCCGCACTTGAGCGCCGGTGGACTCAGGCTCGCGGCGCGCATCCCAGCACATGCGCCTTCACGATCTCGGCGATCCGCGGGTCCCGGCGCCGGAACGCCTGCACCAGTTCCTCGTGCTCCTCCGCGTACGACTGCTGCACCGTCCCCAGCCACCGGATCGACAGCGCCGTGAAGACCTCGATGCCGAGCCCTTCCCAGGTGTGCAGCAGCACCGAGTTGCCGGCCGCCCGCACCAGCTCGCGATGGAAGCCGACCGTGTGCCGTACCTGCGCCGTGCCGTCCGACGCGGCGTCGGCGTCGTACAGGGCGGCGACGTGCGGCTCCAGGGCCGAGCAGTCCCGCGCCAGCCGCTCCGCCGCCAGCTCGGCCGCGATCGCCTCCAGGCCGGCCCGGACCGGGTAGCTCTCCTCCAGGTCGGCGGCGGTCAGATTCCGCACCCGTACGCCCTTGTTGGGCGCCGACTCGATCAGCCGCAGCGACTCCAGCTCGCGCAGCGCCTCCCGTACGGGGGTCTGGCTGACCTCCAGCTCGGTCGCGATCCGTCGCTCCACGATCCGCTCGCCCGGCTTCCAGCGTCCGCTGACGATCCCCTCCACGATGTGCTCGCGGATCTGTTCGCGCAGCGAGTGGATGACGGGGGCTGTCATGAGGGCTCCTTAGGGCTTTGACGTTTAGACAATAAGGCCACCAGCCGGTTCGGGAAGGGCGCACGGGGGCGCTTCCATGCAGGTGAGAGGAGAGTTACACGCCTAGTAGCTCGGGGGTTCTGTCGTCGGGCGGCTGCGGGTTGTCTGTGGTTGCTCGCGCAGTTCCCCGCGCCCCTAAGGGCGATGCCCTCGCCCGGAGATTCCGGGCGAGGGCATCGATGTGTACTGATGGGCGGCGTTTACAGGCCGAGCTCGACCTCGAACTCGCCTGCCTCCAGGATCGCCTTGACCGCCGTCAGGTAACGGGCCGCGTCGGCGCCGTCGACCAGGCGGTGGTCGTAGGAGAGGGTCAGGTAGGTCATGTCGCGGACGGCGATGACCGTGCCCTCCTCCGTCTCGAGGACGGCCGGGCGCTTGACCGTGGCGCCGATGCCGAGGATCGCGACCTGGCCCGGCGGCACGATGATCGTGTCGAAGAGCGCCCCGCGCGAACCGGTGTTGGAGATGGTGAAGGTCGCGCCCGACAGCTCGTCCGGCGTGATCTTGCTGGCCCGGACCTTGCCCGCCAGATCGGCCGTGGCCTTGGCGATACCGGCGAGGTTGAGGTCACCGGCATTCTTGATGACCGGGGTCATCAGGCCCTTCTCGGAGTCCACCGCGATACCGATGTTCTCGGTGTCGAAGTAGGTGATCGTGCCCTCTTCGACGTTGATCCGGGCGTTGACGGGCGCGTGCGCCTTCAGCGCCTGGGCCGCGGCCTTGACGAAGAACGGCATCGGGGAGAGCTTGACGCCCTCGCGCGCCGCGAACGCGTCCTTGGCCCGGCCGCGCAGCTTCATCAGCCGCGTGACGTCGACCTCGACGACCGAGGACAGCTGCGCCTGCTCGTGCAGCGCCTTGACCATGTTGTCGCCGATGACCTTGCGGATGCGCGGCATCTTGACGGTCTGGCCACGCAGGGGGGAGACCTCCAGCGCCGGGGCCTTCTTCGCGGCGGCCGGAGCAGCCGCGGCGGGGGCCGGGGCAGCGGCGGCGGCCTTCGCGGCCTCGGCGGCGGCGACGACGTCCTGCTTGCGGATACGGCCGCCGACGCCGGTGCCCTTGACGGTGGCCAGGTCGACGCCGTTCTCGGCGGCGAGCTTGCGCACCAGCGGGGTGACGTAGGCGCCCTCGTCGGTGGCCTGCGCGGCGGGAGCCGGAGCGGCCGGGGCCGGGGTGACCGGGGCGGGGGTGGGCGTCGGCGTGGGAGCCGGAGCGGCGGGGGCGACCGGAGCCGGGGCGGCAGCGGCGGGCGCGGCCGGAGCTGCGGGGGCAGCCGGAGCCGCGGGCGCGGCCGGAGCCGGGGCAGCGGCGGCGGGAGCCGGAGCCGCCGGGGCCGGGGCTGCCGCCGGAGCGGCACCCGCGACGCCGATGACGGCCAGCTTGGCGCCGACCTCGGCCGTCTCGTCCTCGCCGACCACGATCTCCAGCAGCGTGCCGGAGGTGGGCGCCGGGATCTCGGTGTCGACCTTGTCCGTCGACACCTCGAGCAGCGGCTCGTCGGCCTCGACGCTGTCACCGACCGACTTCAGCCAGCGGGTGACCGTGCCCTCGGTGACGGACTCGCCGAGCGCGGGCAGGACGACGTCCGTGCCCTCGGCGGAGCCGCCGCCGGCGGCGGCCTCGGCGGTGGGAGCGGGGGCCGGAGCGGCCTGCTCGGTGGACGGGGCAGCGGCGGCCGGGGCGGGCTCGGGAGCCGCGGCGGGCTCGGGCTCGGGCTCGGCGGCCGGGGCAGGGGCGGCAGCGGGAGCGCCCGTGCCGTCGTCGATGACAGCCAGCTCGGCGCCGACCTCGACCGTCTCGTCCTCGGCGACCTTGATGGAGGCCAGGACGCCGGCGGCGGGGGAGGGGATCTCGGTGTCGACCTTGTCGGTGGAGACCTCGAGCAGCGGCTCGTCGGCCTCGACGCGCTCACCCTCGGCCTTCAGCCAGCGAGTGACAGTGCCCTCGGTGACGCTCTCGCCGAGCGCCGGAAGGGTTACGGAAACCGCCATGGTTTCGGTTGCTCCTTACGAATTGCGGAAGTCTGAGTCGTCGCTTCGTCGACCGAGGGTCAGTCGTGCGAGTGGAGCGGCTTGCCGGCCAGGGCCAGGTGGGCCTCGCCGAGCGCCTCGTTCTGCGTCGGGTGGGCGTGGATGAGCTGGGCGACCTCGGCAGGCAGCGCCTCCCAGTTGTAGATCAGCTGGGCTTCGCCGACCTGCTCGCCCATACGGTCGCCGACCATGTGGACGCCGACCACCGCACCGTCCTTGACCTGGACGAGCTTGATCTCGCCCGCGGTGTTCAGGATCTTGCTCTTGCCGTTGCCCGCGAGGTTGTACTTCAGAGCGACGACCTTGTCCGCGCCGTAGATCTCCTTGGCCTTGGCCTCGGTGATGCCGACGGAGGCGACCTCCGGGTGGCAGTACGTCACCCGCGGGACACCGTCGTAGTCGATCGGAACGGTCTTCAGACCGGCCAGACGCTCCGCCACCAGGATGCCCTCGGCGAAGCCGACGTGCGCGAGCTGGAGCGTCGGAACCAGGTCGCCGACGGCGGAGATGGTCGGGACGTTGGTGCGCATGTACTCGTCGACGAGGACGTAGCCGCGGTCCATGGCGACGCCCTGCTCCTCGTAGCCGAGACCGGCGGAGACCGGGCCGCGGCCGACGGCGACGAGCAGGACCTCGGCCTCGAACTCCTTGCCGTCGGCGAGGGTGACCTTGACACCGTTCGCGGTGTACTCGGCCTTCGAGAAGAAGGTGCCCAGGTTGAACTTGATGCCGCGCTTGCGGAACGCGCGCTCAAGAAGCTTGGAGGAGTTCTCGTCCTCGACCGGGACGAGGTGCTTGAGGCCCTCGATGACGGTGACGTCGGAGCCGAAGGACTTCCAGGCGGAGGCGAACTCGACGCCGATGACACCGCCGCCCAGGATGATCGCGGACTGCGGCACGCGGTCCAGGACGAGGGCGTGGTCGGAGGAGATGATGCGGTTGCCGTCGATCTCCAGGCCCGGCAGCGACTTCGGCACGGAGCCGGTCGCGAGGAGCACGTGGCGGCCCTGGACGCGGCGGCCGTTGACGTCGACGGAGGTGGGGGAGGAGAGCCGCCCCTCACCCTCGATGTAGGTGACCTTCCGCGAGGCGACGAGCCCCTGGAGCCCCTTGTACAGACCGGCGATCACGCCGTCCTTGTACTTGTGGACTCCGGCGATGTCGATGCCCTCGAACGTGGCCTTCACACCGAACTGCTCGCTCTCGCGGGCCTGGTCGGCGATCTCGCCCGCGTGCAGCAGGGCCTTGGTGGGAATGCAACCCCGGTGCAGGCAGGTACCGCCGACCTTGTCCTTCTCGATCAGGGCGACGTCCAGGCCCAGCTGCGCCCCGCGCAGCGCCGCGGCGTAACCACCGCTACCACCGCCGAGGATCACTAGGTCGAAAACGGTGCTGGCGTCGTTCGCCACGTCACGTCCTCCATGCATGTGCGCCGTACGCCGGTCTGCGGTGACCGGCAGGCGGCTGGTGTCCGGCCGCTACTCTTCGGCCCTTCGGTGGGGCCCTGTCCTGCCGTGCCCCATCTTCGCACTTGTCCGTGCAAGAAGAGACGCCGGGCCGGTGTGTGAGACGTCCCACGCTGACTGATGACGTCCTGAAGGGCAGCGGACGGTAGGGGCGCGGGGAACTGCGCGATCAGCCCCCACACGCCCGCAGCCGCCACACGACAAAGCGAACCGAGCTCTCAGGCGACCGTCACCCGAGATCCCCCGCAGCCGTCAGCTCCGCCAGCCGCACCAACGTCCGCACAGCCGACCCCGTACCACCCTTCGGCGTGTACCCGAAGGGCCCTTGCTCATTGAAGGCCGGCCCCGCGATGTCGATGTGCGCCCAGGTGATCCCCTCACCCACGAACTCCCGCAGGAAGAGCCCGGCGACGAGCCCACCCCCCATCCGCTCACCCATGTTCGCGATGTCAGCGGTAGGAGAGTCCATCCCCTTACGCAGGTGATCCGGCAACGGCATCGGCCAGGACGCCTCCCCGACCTCCTCCGCGGCCTCGACGACCGCCGTACGAAACGCCTCGTCATTGGCCATGACCCCGAACGTCCGGTTCCCCAGCGCCAGCACCATCGCCCCGGTCAGCGTCGCCACGTCGACAAGCGCGTCCGGCTTCTCCTCGGACGCGGCCCACAGCGCGTCCGCGAGCACCAACCGCCCCTCCGCGTCGGTGTTGAGCACCTCCACGGTCTTGCCGCTGTACATCCGCAGCACATCACCCGGCCGCGTCGCCGTGCCCGACGGCATGTTCTCCGCCAGCGCCAGCCAGCCGGTGACATTGACCTCGAGCCCGAGGCGCGCGGCGGCGACGACGGCGCCGAAGACGGCCGCCGCACCGCTCATGTCGCACTTCATCGTCTCGTTGTGCCCGGCGGGCTTCAGCGAGATGCCGCCCGAGTCGTACGTGATGCCCTTGCCGACGAACGCGAGGTGCTTCTTCGCCTTGGCGTGCGTGTACGACAGCTTGACCAGCCGGGGACCGGCGGCCGACCCCACGCCGACGCCCAGGATGCCGCCGTAGCCACCCTTCTCCAGGGCCTTCACGTCGAGCACCTGCGCCTTGATGCCGTGCTCCTTGGCCGCGGTCTGGGCGACGGCGGCGAAGGACTCCGGGTTGAGGTCGTTCGGCGGGGTGTTGATCAGGTCGCGGGCGCGGTTCAGCTCCTCGGAGACGGCGGTGGCGCGCTCGACGGCCGCCTTGTACGCCTTGTCGCGGGGCTTGCCGCCGAGCAGGGCGACCTCGGCGAGCGGCGCCTTGCCGTTCTTCGCATCCTTGCCGCTCTTGCCGTTCTCCTTGTACGTGTCGAAGGAGTACGCGCCAAGGAGCGCGCCCTCCGCGACGGCACCGGCGTCGGCGGCGTCCGTGAGCGGCAGGGCGAAGGCGGCCTTCTTGGAGCCGGCCAGGGCGCGGGCGGCCGTACCGGCGGCCTTGCGCAGCGTCTCGCCGTCGAACTGGGCGTCCTTCTCCGGCTCGGCGCCCAGGCCGACCGCCACCACGAGCGGTGCCTTGAAGCCCGACGGCGCGGGGAGCTTCGTCACCTCGCCCTCGGCACCGGAGGCACCGAGGGTCTCCAGGACGCCGGCGAGCCTGCCGTCGTAAGCCTTGTCCACGGCCTCGGCGCCCGGTGCGACGACGGGTCCCTTGGCGCCCTTGGCGACACCGATCACGATCGCGTCGGCCCGCAGGCCGGGCGCCGCGGCGGTGCTGAGAGTGAGAGCAGTCACGGTGGTGATATCTCGCTTCCGATGTGAAGTTGCTGTGGCCGATGGGAGTGGGTCGACCGGGCCCGTCGGCCGACCCTAGACCTGGCCTGAGGGTTGGACTCGTCCGGGGCCTTCCCCCTGTCGGCGAACACCCGGGACCGAGCCTACGCGCGTATGAGCGTTCGCTCTGCCGCGGGCGTTCACCCGGTGGTGGCGTCATGGCAACTTCCGGATGCTCACCACCCGTGGGGCGCGTTGCTGTACGTGCCGACGGCCGGCTGAGGCGTCCCTGACGTGCCGAGCCCGAGGCCCGTGACCTCCGTGCCGGCCAGCCGGTCGGCGAGGGAGCGGCAGTTGGTGCCGAGGACCGGCAGGGCGTTGCAGAAGAAGACGGCGACGGCGAGGGCCCACACCAGCATGGAGAGCATGAACTGGCCCTCGATCAGCAGGACGCAGGCGAGCGCGTAGACGACGACGTCCGCCGTGGTGGTGACCGCGGCCCGCAGTGCGGCCCGGCGTCCCGCGCGCGGGGTGACCTTCAGCCCCGTCAGGGCCTTGCCGAGGGTGCGGCCGAGGAAGGTCAACGAGGCCCACTGGTACAGGAAGGTGACCACGATCAGCAGCCCGAAGGCCTGCTCGACGTAGAGCACCGACTTGTTCCAGACGGAGAGCCCCAGGTTCTCCGAGGCGTCGATGACGTCGCCGCGTGAGGTCAGCAGGTCGAAGCCGCTGTGCGCGGCGAGTTCCGGTACATCGGTGACGAGCGCGGATATGCGGTGGAAGGTGAGCACGGCGAGCCCGGTGGCCAGTGCGACCACCAGAGCGAAGTCGATGAGCCAGGCCGCGGTACGGCGAAGTTTCGGCATGGACGTCCCCCCGAAGACGGTCACTTGTCGGTTTCGGCGGATGAGATTAGTGGCGGGGCGGGCGCGACCGAAGGGCTGAGCGGGATTTCGAATCATCCCGTGACAGAAATCGAGTCACCCCAGTGACAGAACGACGAGCGCCGCCGTCGCCGCCGTCTCCTCGAGCCCGCCGAAGACATCACCGGTGACCCCGCCGAAGCGGCGGACGCAGTGCCGGAGCAGAAGCTCGGCGGCGCAGAGGGCGAGGGCGACGGCGGCACCCGCCTGGACGAGGCCGTACGCCCCGAAAGCCGCGCCCGCGCCGGCCACCACCCCGGTGACCGCGAGGGCGACCAGCACCGCCCCGCGCACCGGCACGACGCCGGCGACCGCGGCCCCCAGCCCCTCCGGCCGCGCGGCGGGCACCCCGGCCCGCGCGGCGGTCGTGAGCGCCAGCCGGCCGACGGTCGCGGAGACGACGGCGGCGAAGGCACCGCGGGCCCAGGAGCCGTCGTAAGCCTCCGTCAGGGCGGCCACCTGGGCCAGGAGCACGAACACGAGCGTGATCACACCGAACGGCCCGATGTCCGACTGCTTCATGATCCGCAGCGCGTCCTCCGCGGGCTTCCCGCTACCGAGCCCGTCCGCGGTGTCGGCCAGCCCGTCGAGATGCAGCCCCCGGGTGAGCACGGCGGGCACGGCGACGGTGGCGACGGCGGCGAGCAGGGGCGCGGCACCAAGAACCACCAACAGCAACCCGACCCCGGCCGCAGCACCCCCCACGACGACCCCGGCCAACGGAGCACACACCATCCCACCCCGCGCAGCCTCCCGGTCCCACCGCACCACCTTCACAGGCAGCACGGTGAGCGTCCCGAAGGCAAAACGAAGGCCATGAAGGGGCAGGGTCCTGGGCATCCGGGCAGGCTACAGCGGTCAAGCTGCGGGCATTCGTGCCGCCTAGGGCGGCACGGGTGGGCGCAGGCGGCACCCCGCAAGCGCCGGGCTGCGCGACCCACCCCAGCCACCCAGAACGCCGCACCCACACGACACCCACCCCCACACCGGGCAAACTGTCACACATGGGGCAATGGCTGGAGCACAACATCATCGAACCGGGCAAACTCCCCCTGCTCCTCGCCCTGACCGCCTTCGTCGTCACCTTCCTCGTCACCCGCCTCGTCACCCGCCTCATCCGCGCAGGCAAGGGCCCCTTCGGCAACGTCGAGGCCGGCGGCGTGCACATCCATCACGTCGTCCCCGGAGTCGTCCTCACCGTCATCGGCGGCTTCGGCGCGGTAGCCGGCGGCACCCGCGGCTTCGGCTCGGCCCTCGCCGCCGTGGTCTTCGGCATGGGCGCGGGCCTCCTCCTCGACGAGTTCGCGCTGATCCTCCACCTCGACGACGTCTACTGGACGGAAGCGGGCCGCAAGAGCGTGGAGGTCGTGGTGCTGACCGCCGCCCTCGTCGGCCTGGTCCTCGTCGGCTACACCCCCTTCGGCGTCAACGACCTCGACGACGACGAACTGCAGAACCGCTCCACCGTCATCGGCACCGTCCTCACGAACTTCGCCTTCTCGCTGCTCGCCCTGAGCAAGGGCAAGGTCCGCACCGCGATCTTCGGTGCCATCGTCCCGGTCATCGCCGTGGTCGGCACGATCCGCCTGGCCCGCCCCGGTTCCCCCTGGGCCAAGCGCTTCTACCGCCGCCGCCCCCGCGCCCGTGCCAAGTCCCTCCGCCGCGCCTACCGCCACGACCGCCGCTGGGCGGGTCCCAGCCGTCGGCTTCAGGACTTGATCGGCGGCAAACCCGATCCGGTGGAACCGGCCCGCTCCGCCGACCGCCGCTGACGCGCCGCCCGCACGGCACACAGCACCAGCACCCCGGCGATCGCCGCCAGATGCTCCTTGCCGGCCAGGTTCTCCTTCACCAGCACCTCGACCACCATCGCCACGATCACCGCCCCCGCGGTGACGTACGCCCGGTAGCGCCAGCCGAGGAACACGGCGAGCCCCACCACGGCCGCCGACGGTCCCGTGTCCACGACAGACGCGTCCGAGCAGGGCGTTCGGGAGGCGGCCCGAACCGAGCGTGACGCTCACGCGCGCGTGGCAGACCCGCCCGATCCCGATGTGGCCCGGTCCGGCGCCTCCAGAAACCGTTCCTGAGCAGTGAGCGGCGAGACCGCACACCGGCACGCCCCGAACGGTCTTGGGCGCACTGGTCGTCTGCTTTCGCATCCCGGGCGGCGATACGGATCGTGTCCGCGGTCCGAGCCGGGCGGGCGGAGTCCCTGTGCGATCCGGCGGGTACTCGGCCAAGGGCGGCGGGGAGGCCCTGAACCATCGCTCCGGTGGAGCAGGGGCCCCGCTCGCTGGCGCCGCGTCGGCGTCCCAGATCGCATCGCTACGGTAGCCCCGTCGGCGCCGGTCGATGCAACTCCGAAGTCCGATGATCACCTGATCGAGTTAAGCGGCCCTACCGGCGAGGGGGGCGCGGAGAAACCCCTCCGCACGGGCCGCGGCGATGCCGATGCGGGGCAGGCCCGCGCTCTTCTCGAAGAGCAGGAACCTCGGTTCCCAGATCGGCCGGTACTTGGCGTTGGCGCGGTACAACGACTCGATCTGCCACCAGCGCGAGAAGAAGCTGAGCAGCGACCGCCACAGCCTCAGCACCGGTCCGGCGCCGATGCGTCCACCACGTTCGAAGACCGAACGGAATACGGCGAAGTTGAGCGAAACCTGCATGACCTGGATCTCCCGGGCACGATTCAGCAACTCGAGGTTCAGAATCCACGCCGCCCGCTTGCGGCGCCGCATCGTGATCGCCAGGAACACCGTGAACACACCGGACGCGAAACCGGCGGTCAGCAGATATGGCGTGAAGTAGTTCTCCTGGTTGTGCCGCCGCAGGTCCTGCCCCAGGGACACCGACACCGCGCTGAGGAAGTTGACGAACGCGACGACCCGCAAATACCAGACGGCAAAGGCAGCGGCCCGCCGCGAGGCGCTTGCCCCCGTCTTTCCCTACTCGTCCGCCGCCTTCTCAGCTTCCTGGGCCTCTTCGGGCTCCTCGGCCTCCTCCGCCTTCTCCGGCAGTTCCGCCGCCAACGCCGCCGCGGCCTGCACCAGCGGCAGTGCCAGCAGTGCCCCGGCCCCTTCCCCCACCGTCACGCCCTGGTCAAGGAGCGGCTCGAGGGCCATGCGGTCGAGGGCCTTCGCCTGGCCCGGCTCCCCGCTGCTGTGCGCGGCCAGCCACCAGTCCGGTGCCCGGAACGCGATCCGCTGCCCCACCAGCGCACAGGCGGCCGCCACGACCCCGTCCAGGATCACCGGCGTCTTCCGCACCGCGCTCTGCAGCAGAAACCCGGTCATGGCGGCCAGGTCGGCACCGCCCACCGTCGCCAGCAGTTGCAGCTGATCGCCGAGCACGGGCCGGGCCCGCCGCAGCGCATCACGAATCGCCGCGCACTTCCGCATCCACGCGAGGTCGTCGATGGCGAGCCCCCCGCGCCCGGTCACGACCGACGCATCGGTCCCGCACAGCGCGGCGACCAGCACACCCGCCACCGTGGTCCCGCCCACGCTCACATCGCCGAGCACCACCAGATCAGTACCGGAGTCGGCCTCTTCGTCGGCCACCGCGACCCCCGCCAGGAACGCGGCCTCGGCCTCCTCCGCCGTCAGCGCGTCCTCGACGTCGATCCGTCCGCTGCCCCGCCGTACCCGATGCCGTACGACCTCGTCGGGCAGCGTCTCCGGGTCGCAGTCCAGCGCCATGTCCACGACCCGCACGGGCACGCCCAGCCGCCGGGCGAGGACGGAGACGGGCCGGCCGCCCTCCAGGACCTCACGCACCAGTGCTCCGGCGCTGCCCGCGGGCCGCGCGGAGACACCCAGTCCGGCGACGCCGTGGTCGCCGGCGAACAGCATCACCCGCGGTTGTTCGATCGGCCGCACCGGCACGGCGCTCTGCGCCGCCGCCAGCCACTCACCCAGGTCGTCGAGGCGCCCCAGCGCTCCGGGCGGCACGATCTGACGCTCCCTGCGCGCCTCCGCATCGCGGCGCACCCCGCCGTCGGGGCGCTCGATCAGATCGGTGAAGTCGTCGAGATTAAGCGAGCTCATTCGCCGAACAGTACCGGCCCCGATCGAACGGACCGGCGCCACATCGCCACCACGCGCACACGACGTCATTGCGCCCAAGATCGCGATCCCATACGTTCCGTTTTGCAGTGGAATGTCGTACGTCCTCAGGGGAGCCGCCCATGCCACCCGCACGCCGCGACGACTGCCCATGGTGCGGTTCGAAACTGCTCCGCGCCCGTACGAGAACCGTGGACGAGTGCCAGGACTGCGCGCACGTGTTCCAGAACCCCCAACGCCCGGTCGAGGAGAGGTTGTTGGAGGAACACGTCAAGCCCTGTTCCGCGACCCGCCGCCAACACCTCCTCACCGCCCGCGCGATGCTGCGCCTGAGGCCCGAGCCGGAGAGCTGGCTGGACGTGGGCACGCGCGACGCCGGCTTCCCGGAAACGGCGCGGGAACTCTTCCCGTACACGTCCTTCGATGGCCTGGACCCCACCCCGCTGGTGGTGCGGGCACGCACGGCGGACCGCATCGAAGAGGCCTACGTGGGCAACCTGCCGGACCCGCACATCACGACCATCCTCCGCGGACGCTACGACGTGGTCAGCCTCCTCAACCATCTCCACCACACGTCCGACCCCCGAGCGGAACTCCAGGCCGCGCTCACGCTTCTCCGCAAAGGGGGCCACCTGGTGATCGAGACCCCCGACCCGCGGTCCGCGCTCGCCACCCTCCTGGGCAGGCGGTG contains:
- the aceE gene encoding pyruvate dehydrogenase (acetyl-transferring), homodimeric type, giving the protein MTDPNAIQPSELDQLPDRDPEETAEWRASLDAVTKAAGPHRAAYLMRRTLERAEGNGIALPKLLETDYVNTIPTAAEPAVPGDEAMETRITAWNRWNAAAMVTRGSKYGVGGHIATFASAAWLYETGFNHFFKGKEADGSGDQLYIQGHASPGIYARAFLDGRLTEHHLDNFRRESGGSGLPSYPHPRRLPWLWEFPTVSMGLGPLSAIYQARFNRYLTNRSIKDVSASHVWAFLGDGEMDEPESTAALALAAREELDNLTFVINCNLQRLDGPVRANFKIVQELEAQFRGAGWNVVKTLWGTAWDELFQLDTTGALVRRLREVPDAQVQTYQTRDAAYIRQDFFGADPALAELAKLLSDDKILELFHLSRGGHEARKVYAAYKAAVEHKGAPTVILAQTVKGHTLGAGFASKNANHQMKKLTVDEFKQMRDLLELPIKDSDFVDGVVPYGHPGTDSPEVRYLQERRAALGGPAPARRTHAVAPLPAPAEKAFTSFDKGSGSQNVATTMAFVRLVKDLVRDKETGKRWVPIVPDEARTFGMESLFPSLGIYSPKGQTYEPVDRDQLMYYKEAKNGQILNEGITEAGSMADFIAASTSYSTHGETMIPFYIFYSMFGWQRTADQMWQLGDQLGRGFLIGATAGRTTLTGEGLQHADGHSPVIAATNPAALTYDPAFAYEVAAIVKDGLRRMYGEAAPGEDPNVFYYLTVYNEPLPQPAKPSGLGIDEGIVKGLYRFNTAESAGLSPVANAPRIQLLGSGTAIHWALKAQKLLAEEWGVAADVWSATSWGELRRDALEADEALLRGEERVPYVRQALHGADGPVLAVSDYMRQVPDQIAQWVEQDYSSLGADGFGLSDTRDAARRHFGVDAESIVVAALAQLARRGEVKATAVKEARERYGL
- a CDS encoding GntR family transcriptional regulator, which codes for MTAPVIHSLREQIREHIVEGIVSGRWKPGERIVERRIATELEVSQTPVREALRELESLRLIESAPNKGVRVRNLTAADLEESYPVRAGLEAIAAELAAERLARDCSALEPHVAALYDADAASDGTAQVRHTVGFHRELVRAAGNSVLLHTWEGLGIEVFTALSIRWLGTVQQSYAEEHEELVQAFRRRDPRIAEIVKAHVLGCAPRA
- the sucB gene encoding 2-oxoglutarate dehydrogenase, E2 component, dihydrolipoamide succinyltransferase is translated as MAVSVTLPALGESVTEGTVTRWLKAEGERVEADEPLLEVSTDKVDTEIPSPAAGVLASIKVAEDETVEVGAELAVIDDGTGAPAAAPAPAAEPEPEPAAAPEPAPAAAAPSTEQAAPAPAPTAEAAAGGGSAEGTDVVLPALGESVTEGTVTRWLKSVGDSVEADEPLLEVSTDKVDTEIPAPTSGTLLEIVVGEDETAEVGAKLAVIGVAGAAPAAAPAPAAPAPAAAAPAPAAPAAPAAPAAPAAPAAAAPAPVAPAAPAPTPTPTPAPVTPAPAAPAPAAQATDEGAYVTPLVRKLAAENGVDLATVKGTGVGGRIRKQDVVAAAEAAKAAAAAPAPAAAAPAAAKKAPALEVSPLRGQTVKMPRIRKVIGDNMVKALHEQAQLSSVVEVDVTRLMKLRGRAKDAFAAREGVKLSPMPFFVKAAAQALKAHAPVNARINVEEGTITYFDTENIGIAVDSEKGLMTPVIKNAGDLNLAGIAKATADLAGKVRASKITPDELSGATFTISNTGSRGALFDTIIVPPGQVAILGIGATVKRPAVLETEEGTVIAVRDMTYLTLSYDHRLVDGADAARYLTAVKAILEAGEFEVELGL
- the lpdA gene encoding dihydrolipoyl dehydrogenase gives rise to the protein MANDASTVFDLVILGGGSGGYAAALRGAQLGLDVALIEKDKVGGTCLHRGCIPTKALLHAGEIADQARESEQFGVKATFEGIDIAGVHKYKDGVIAGLYKGLQGLVASRKVTYIEGEGRLSSPTSVDVNGRRVQGRHVLLATGSVPKSLPGLEIDGNRIISSDHALVLDRVPQSAIILGGGVIGVEFASAWKSFGSDVTVIEGLKHLVPVEDENSSKLLERAFRKRGIKFNLGTFFSKAEYTANGVKVTLADGKEFEAEVLLVAVGRGPVSAGLGYEEQGVAMDRGYVLVDEYMRTNVPTISAVGDLVPTLQLAHVGFAEGILVAERLAGLKTVPIDYDGVPRVTYCHPEVASVGITEAKAKEIYGADKVVALKYNLAGNGKSKILNTAGEIKLVQVKDGAVVGVHMVGDRMGEQVGEAQLIYNWEALPAEVAQLIHAHPTQNEALGEAHLALAGKPLHSHD